TTCCTCCTTTTACATCACACATTTAGTATAAATAGTAGTGAAAGAACTAGATATGAATATGATAATACTGTATAGATACCACATGAGATTAATTAATGTGTTATGATCAAAGGAAATCAAAACTCCCTGTGTTCGACCCTGGCTCCCAGGAAACTTCTATTTTCACTTATTCTTGGACAAGtgataggaaaacttgtatgcAACTGATACATTTTTAGAAATAAGTAACGCATAAGATAAAGTATGCCCCTATTAttgcatgacattacttagcCGCCTAGCATACTCGCATACTTAGAACCTTAATATCACATTCTCACCGACAATAATTTAACACATACTTACAAGAAAGTAGAGGTGGTTTTCAAAGTTAATGTGGTTATCGATGTAGTCGTTAGAGCAAGTCATCAAAGTCGGTCGATAATAATTTCCAACGGTTGGAGTCATTGAAAAACAATGGAGAAATATTTATGAGGTATAGATATTTCACGTGAAGCAAAGAATTTATATTAGATATGTATTAGATACCGGTACTTCCAAATAGATACTTCTCATATACGTATTTGACACACAACTTGGCGTATCTATTTTTATGTTAACTATCTAACACGTGATTTGACTTATCTGTTTTTATGCAAACATAACTAATACACAATTTGATACATTGTTTTTATGTTAACCTTTTTCTGAAGAAAAATAATGCAAGCATCTCATCTAATGTTTTCCAACTTAAAACGGTACAACTTATTTAAAATGTTCATTCCCTTATctaaaataaggaaaagaaatgACAAGATCTTGGAATCATTTGATCATCATCCTTACATTTGAATATCTTCAACAATTTAAGAAAAAGTACATTTATCTTTGTACTTTCTCCTAATCTTTTTCCACTTTTCTATTGCATTTCTATTGACTATTATACTTTTATGTTGCTTTTATGTATTGCCCTTGGGTGTTTGCAATTGTCATTAATTTGTCGGTTATTCGCTAAAATTTTAGGGCCACAATGGATCAGGTGCCAACCCAGTTTCTTTCTGATCAGGTCAGGTCATTCTCAAAATACACCATATTTCAAAGGAATTCTGCATCGATTGAAAGAAAATTTACATAACATCTTCCGCTCATCATATTCTTCTAAATCTCAGGCCATCGTTTTTCTAATCACATCTTCCTTCTTAGGAGAGTGGTcaggagaaagagagagaaagggagAGCAAATAACTCATTTATGCGAGTGAGATAGTGGGTTTAAGGGAGAGAAGAAATGGTGGGCGGCAATCGAACTCGTCCACCGGTTTGGTTCAGATTTTCACCCTGCTCAAGAAATCAAGGCATCACCACTCATACATAAACCAATTTTCATATTTCCTTCACTCGTCTTTCAGAGTCGAGAAGGGCAACACAACAACTTAAACCACTTTTTATAATGAAACTTTTGATAACTGTAAAATATATGGTTACTAATGTCAAAATTGTTCCCTGCAAAAAACTCcccaaattcaaaattaatggCCAAAACATTGGTGTCAATAATTCTCCAGACATGGATTTCATTGGCAGTGCCCAACACCACTTAAGAATTAAAATTTAGCGGGACGAAATAAAGACATGATAGAGAAAAAACAGAGGCACAAAAACAAAGCAGTGAACTCATTTCTTCTTTCCAGCCTTGGCAGCATCTGAGGCCTTTGTCTggtaaaaccaaaaaaaaaaaaagatgcaGCCGGTATTAAACATTCTGTTATTTGCATATTTAGAAACTCAAACAAGAAAAAGGAGAAGATTTTACTCACTTTCTTTACTCCACGAATCTTCTTCGCTCTGTTCTTCCTCTCTTTCATTTGCTTCCTTGATTTTTCTACTTTAGTGTCAAGTCCATTCTGTATACAAGATACACTTGATTTCAGAAATAACCCAACTCTTTTGCAACCAGACAGAAACTATCTTCATAAATAGTGAACCAAAATTGCAAAGATATAATGATTCATGGCCTTTTATCAAATACGACTCTTATAAAGAGTGTCTTGCAACAGCAAATTGAAGTCAACATTATGTTTTTCCACATCACTCCTTTTGATAAAATCAAATGAAACTGAAAGGTCCACCAATACCCGATTATGCTTACTTCCGATAAGGttctatcttctttttttctcctAATGAAATAATGCAATATTCCTCTATTCATAAAAGAATTATCAATTTTTGTCTAGTTACTTCATTCTCTACAAAGTCCTCCATACAAATGAATGGAATCCTAacactcccccccccccccccacacacacacacctgCATATATTCACCTCCTGCCAAAGTATTTAAACTAGTAATATTGAATCCATTAGTTAACAACAATACTAATTAAAACtatttcattaaatataaaGTATACAGGCAAAAACCTACAATGGAACAAAGGGAAAAGTGGTGTAAATAATGCATTCGCCAATCAGAGGATAAACATGGATGATGGATCAATAACAGGATTTTTTCCGTTACGTAGAAAACCAATTCATATCATTGTCAAGATCTACCAAATCACAACTCACAAGAcgaaaatataaatattaataaggAAAAGAAATTACCCTGATGAGCCTGTACTTGGGCTCATATTTTTTGGCATTTTCAACAGAATCATAAATCAAACCAAACCCAGTTGATTTTCCACCCCCAAAGTGAGTTCGGAACTTAAAGACAAAAATTGCATTTGCATCCTTCACATCATATATTCTTGCTAACTTTTCCTTCAGCTCTGCCTtcaaataagaaagaaaaaagtaaaatcAAATGAACAAACAATTTAACAAGCAACCATACTTGAAACTCAAAACCATTTAACTCAACAATGTATCCAGCACTGGGCGTAAAAcattaaagaaagagaaaaattataaatatgaaCTGTGATAAATTGGCTGTAAGACATAATTACTGGATTTATTCATTATGAAAGCAACAAGCTGAAATGCAATTATGATAAAACAAATGAACAATAACTTCTGTAAGTAAAATCAACTTACCTTAGAGACATTAGGTCTTCCTGGGTGAAGAACATCAATGATCTGCATCAAACCGGAAAAGGAACCGTAAGAATTAAAGCCTACAAATTGGAAATATTGGACTCTACAGTCATGATGTCGCGGCTTTAAGAGTAGAAGTCCCCGGATGTTCTCAGCCAGCAGAGTAAAAAGGGACACGAACACCCACACAGTTCATCTAAGCACAAAGAAAAGCGTGGCCTGTTCATAAAATATGCTTGTTCTTTTTTATCAGCAAGGTTAGCAGATACTTAGACTATGAAATCATAGATTGGCAGCCACCATTCACATAAAACTTGGGCATAATGAACAAGATtcaaagaaaaagtaaaaaatatcaACCATATACACAATTTTCATCTACTTATAAGAGAAGGTTAGCAGATACGAACGGAGTACAGAATGTCGACAAAGAgaacaaaaataaaactgtaGGACTACACTGGGCTACATATGAAAACTGGGGTCAAATGGGAATCATCTCAAGAAAAACCTTAAACAACGGgatttgattaatttgaatatGGATTGTGGAATCTTAAACTTTAAAGcaatttataaaagaaaagaaaacgcGTAATAGAGATCTGAGGTTCGAATACTGAATTTCTTCTTGATGAAACTAATCCAAGAAAGACTTCAAAGTTCAAACCAATATTTCGTTGTTGATGAAACGTAGACAAGAAACGGAAACTCACAAATTGCTTCCTGGAGAGAAGCCGGTTGGTCATGAACTTCCGGGTTCGTATGGTGACTGCCTTGTCCGCCATTGTCGTTGACGAATGGGATGAATTGAAGTGAAGCGAAGCGAAGCGTAGCAGAGAGCAGGAAGACGAAGGTTCGGCAAAGAGGAAAAGAGATAGTGATGAAACGTTGAGTTATAGTGATGAAACCCTAGGAGTTGCC
The sequence above is drawn from the Cucumis melo cultivar AY chromosome 2, USDA_Cmelo_AY_1.0, whole genome shotgun sequence genome and encodes:
- the LOC103501023 gene encoding 40S ribosomal protein S24-1, which produces MADKAVTIRTRKFMTNRLLSRKQFIIDVLHPGRPNVSKAELKEKLARIYDVKDANAIFVFKFRTHFGGGKSTGFGLIYDSVENAKKYEPKYRLIRNGLDTKVEKSRKQMKERKNRAKKIRGVKKTKASDAAKAGKKK